From the genome of Vigna angularis cultivar LongXiaoDou No.4 chromosome 11, ASM1680809v1, whole genome shotgun sequence, one region includes:
- the LOC108333896 gene encoding PH, RCC1 and FYVE domains-containing protein 1: MGDRCRHFSIEELPSHLVLEILCSGRLSAMDLVCLELTSKTFGGSHGLYPFFKFKSLIDFAAFQLCASHVTYARMGLISQRELYDRCGGNWKRVLRFLQSVEQSSQMVETSSGNMQITTGKYHTLLISNSSVYSCGSGLCGVLGQGPETTQCVAFTRIDFPPLARVAHVSASFNHAAFVLQSGEVFTCGDNSSSCCGHRDTSRPIFRPRLVESLKGIPCKQVAAGLNFTVFLTRQGHIYTCGTNTHGQLGHGDTQDRPTPKMIEVHGSVVQIAAGPSYILSVTENGTLYSFGSGANFCLGHGEQHNEFQPRAVQKFRRKGIHIVRVSAGDEHAVALDSNGFVYTWGKGYCGALGHGDEIEKTTPEMLTSLKNQLAVQVCARKRKTFVLVDSGSVYGFGSMGFGSLGFLDRRVLDKVLKPRILDTLKSHHVSQISTGLYHTVVITSRGKIFGFGDNERAQLGHDTLRSCLEPTQIFNRDTSEDVESM, from the exons ATGGGAGACCGTTGTAGACATTTTTCCATTGAGGAATTACCATCACATTTGGTTTTAGAAATTCTGTGCTCGGGTAGGCTCAGCGCAATGGACCTTGTTTGCTTAGAATTGACTTCCAAAACTTTTGGTGGTAGCCATGGCCTGTACCCTTTTTTCAAGTTTAAGTCCTTGATTGACTTTGCTGCATTTCAATTGTGTGCTTCCCATGTTACCTATGCTAGGATGGGTTTGATTTCTCAGAGGGAGTTGTATGATAGATGTGGAGGAAATTGGAAGCGAGTTTTGAGGTTCTTGCAGTCTGTGGAACAATCCTCTCAGATGGTCGAGACATCATCAGGCAAT ATGCAAATAACAACGGGAAAGTATCACACCTTGTTGATCAGCAATTCTTCTGTCTATTCCTGTGGTTCTGGTTTATGCGGAGTACTCGGTCAAGGTCCTGAAACAACACAGTGTGTAGCCTTTACCCGGATTGATTTCCCACCTTTGGCACGTGTGGCTCACGTTTCAGCGTCTTTTAATCATGCAGCTTTTGTCTTGCAATCTGGAGAG GTATTCACATGCGGAGATAATTCATCTTCTTGCTGTGGGCACAGAGATACTAGCCGACCAATCTTCAGGCCACGACTTGTTGAATCCCTTAAGGGGATTCCTTGCAAACAG GTTGCGGCGGGGCTTAACTTCACAGTCTTCCTCACCAGACAAGGTCATATTTATACATGTGGAACCAACACACATGGCCAACTTGGTCATGGTGACACTCAGGACAGGCCAACCCCCAAAATGATTGAAGTCCATGGATCTGTTGTTCAGATTGCTGCAGGACCAAGCTATATCTTATCCGTAACAGAAAATGGAACATTATACTCCTTTGGGTCAGGTGCAAATTTCTGTCTTGGCCATGGTGAGCAACACAATGAGTTTCAGCCACGTGCTGTACAGAAATTCAGACGGAAAGGTATTCATATTGTCCGTGTATCTGCTGGGGATGAGCATGCAGTGGCCCTTGACTCAAATGGATTT GTATATACATGGGGCAAGGGATACTGTGGTGCTTTAGGCCATGGTGATGAGATTGAGAAGACAACTCCAGAGATGTTGACTAGTCTTAAGAATCAACTGGCTGTTCAG GTCTGTGCAAGGAAGAGGAAAACATTTGTGCTAGTTGATTCTGGTTCAGTCTATGGCTTTGGCTCCATGGGATTTGGCAGCCTCGGATTCCTGGATAGAAGGGTATTAGATAAAGTATTGAAACCTCGAATCTTAGATACCTTGAAATCTCACCATGTTTCTCAAATTAGCACTGGCTTGTACCACACTGTTGTGATCACTAGCAGGGGAAAGATATTTGGCTTTGGAGATAATGAAAGAGCACAACTTGGTCACGACACATTAAGAAGCTGCCTTGAGCCAACTCAAATTTTCAATAGAGACACATCTGAAGATGTAGAAAGCATGTGA
- the LOC108333162 gene encoding uncharacterized protein LOC108333162 isoform X1 has protein sequence MEANSASYEHEDQDEYVLLDLDSVSDLINLPANAKYVLTGLDTLNPELIIDDKFKLIGQYEESIGTCLAFTEQDAPVVHEETGSSEVNLFSRTRLIDSSQTPTKQVKPFCQLHKILKFKLSPDSEIHTITHEEVK, from the exons ATGGAGGCAAATTCAGCTTCATATGAACATGAGGATCAAGATGAATATGTTCTACTTGACCTGGATAGTGTTTCTGACTTAATTAACCTTCCAGCAAATGCCAAGTATGTTCTTACT GGCCTTGATACATTAAACCCAGAATTGAtcattgatgacaaatttaagCTG ATTGGGCAATATGAGGAGTCAATTGGCACATGTCTTGCTTTTACCGAACAAG ATGCCCCCGTGGTTCATGAAGAGACAGGATCATCTGAAGTGAACCTTTTCTCTAGAACAAGACTAATTGATTCAAGTCAAACTCCAACAAAGCAAGTGAAACCTTTTTGTCAGCTTCACAAGATTCTCAAGTTTAAACTATCACCCGATTCTGAAATCCATACCATCACACATGAGGAGGTTAAGTGA
- the LOC108333162 gene encoding uncharacterized protein LOC108333162 isoform X2 produces MEANSASYEHEDQDEYVLLDLDSVSDLINLPANAKYVLTGLDTLNPELIIDDKFKLIGQYEESIGTCLAFTEQAALSVGMFSSIR; encoded by the exons ATGGAGGCAAATTCAGCTTCATATGAACATGAGGATCAAGATGAATATGTTCTACTTGACCTGGATAGTGTTTCTGACTTAATTAACCTTCCAGCAAATGCCAAGTATGTTCTTACT GGCCTTGATACATTAAACCCAGAATTGAtcattgatgacaaatttaagCTG ATTGGGCAATATGAGGAGTCAATTGGCACATGTCTTGCTTTTACCGAACAAG CTGCTCTATCTGTCGGCATGTTTAGTAGCATCCGTTAA